ATTACAATTCCGGTTAAATAAGTAGTTGCTGATGGCAAGTAAATAGCATAACTTATCCAGTAAAGCCATCCAGCAATTCTACCTAATAATTCTCCTCCTCCTCTTCTTGCAAACTCATAAGTTCCACCAGTTGAGGCAACTACTTTTGAATATCTATAACCTATAAGAACCCATAGAAAGTAAATTAACGCTCCAAGTACGCCTGCTATAAAAGTAGAGGATAAAGCGTCTGAAAGGGCAAAAGTTAGATATGCAGATGCTGATCCTAGAGGTGCAATTGAGCTTAATGATTGAGCGTAGACTAAATAGCTTGGTATTGAGTTCTCTTTTGGTTCCAATTTCTTGGATAAGCTAACCATATGTTTAATTTAGATAAGGTAAATATATTTTTTCTTACCTCTCTTTACCTTCTGTTATCGTTCTTTGCAAAACAAGTAAGAGAAAGAATTAGAAGTTAATTGATACGGTAGAAAGTTTCTTAGATTCTTGGCTCATTCTTATATTTCAAGAATTTAAGATAGTTTATAACTTTTCGAAACGACTAAGTGAATTTCCTAGAAAATTTCTGTATTATATTTCTAATATCATGAGTCACTATGTTATCATGAGGGCATGCTTCAATACAGTCTCCTACTCCTACACATTTGAAAGCCTTAAATTCACCCTTCTTAATGAACGAAGCTCGCATATCTGTTAAACCAACTGGACAAGCTGTGGCGCAATCAACACTTCTACAATTTAAACACAGCTTAGGATCCTTAACCTTAAGTTTAAAGAGACCTAGATATCCAAAAAATTGATTAAAGGATCCCCATGCACATAATCCAGAAGTTACACAAGAATAATTTCCTAGGAAGGGCATCGTTACAAACTGAAGATACCAAATTACGTTAAAGTAAAGGCTACTATAAAATACTGTCGGATCGTTACCTAGAATAGTGAAGTTAATTATTTTTTCAAAATTAAGGTAAGATAGAATTGCAAAAATAATAAGTGAGCCCCAAATTATTATCATCAATATTTTGTAGAAATTGCTCATTTTTGATGTTAGAGTCTTTTTACCTAATTTTGATATCCTATTGTATTTTTTCATAGAATCTTGAAAAGTCCCTTGAAGCATAAAAGGTGCAGTACAAGTCACAGAGCAAACTTGTCTAGATCCAAATAAAAATGAAAGAATTGCAGTTACAATATAAGTGCCCAAAATACCATCAATAAGATATGAAGGTTCTACAGGACCATAAGTTCCAAAACCATTAAACCACATATATGGTATGTATTCCACACCATTAGCTATTGGTGAAAAACTAGGTAACCAAATACTATATACAAAGTAAGCTAAAATCATAAGAAATATTCTTACTTTATTCTCTATCTTATTTACTTCAACTAACCTAAAGAAAGCTAAACTTCCTAACCAGACTCCCATTTCTAACATAAACCAAGGACTTGCTGTAATCGTTGCAAATACAGACAGAAAGTCGACAATCAGATATAAAGGATTAGAAATCGGAAAATATCCGAATTGATTAAATAAGTTCTGAATGTTGGTAACATATCCAGTCACGTAACTTAAAACTCCACTAGAGAACCATGCAAATACAAAAGCTAAAAATAGTAGTAAGAATGCTAATTTAGAATTATTAAGATATGTTGTTTTTCCTTTTCTCATGAAGAAACGTAATAAAAGATATAATTCTGGGATAGCTAAAAGATAAGTAGGTGTGTCAATAAAATCATTAAGAAATAAAATCATATATGTTAATGATAAAGCGATAAGTATATCTAATGCGACAAATGGATATTTAGTATTTGTATTTCTGTTTAGATATAGATTCTGAAATAATATTGCAACTAGAAATAGATTTATAAATATTAAAGGTATAATGCAAAATGCACTAAATGGAATAGAAATAAATATTAAAAAATATATATTTTTAGATATTAAAAATACAAATTTTTGTAAAAAAAGGTTTAAATTGGAAAACTTCACTTAGGTCACCCTTTAGATAGGATATGGATATATATTTGGATCACTGAAGAATAATACCATATTAGAGTTAGTAGTGTTGAATAGATCTGATGGAGAGGTGATTCCTGGGATAACGACTTGCAATGCGCCTGGCTTTAATGTCTGCCATATAGGATTATCTTGATTTGCAGATATAACTGCACTATCATATGTTGTCATAGCTGCCTCTAAAGCTGAAATACTATTTAGACAATTTCCAGTTGGATCAGTTAAATTAGATGGCACTATTTGT
The nucleotide sequence above comes from Sulfurisphaera javensis. Encoded proteins:
- a CDS encoding 4Fe-4S binding protein: MKFSNLNLFLQKFVFLISKNIYFLIFISIPFSAFCIIPLIFINLFLVAILFQNLYLNRNTNTKYPFVALDILIALSLTYMILFLNDFIDTPTYLLAIPELYLLLRFFMRKGKTTYLNNSKLAFLLLFLAFVFAWFSSGVLSYVTGYVTNIQNLFNQFGYFPISNPLYLIVDFLSVFATITASPWFMLEMGVWLGSLAFFRLVEVNKIENKVRIFLMILAYFVYSIWLPSFSPIANGVEYIPYMWFNGFGTYGPVEPSYLIDGILGTYIVTAILSFLFGSRQVCSVTCTAPFMLQGTFQDSMKKYNRISKLGKKTLTSKMSNFYKILMIIIWGSLIIFAILSYLNFEKIINFTILGNDPTVFYSSLYFNVIWYLQFVTMPFLGNYSCVTSGLCAWGSFNQFFGYLGLFKLKVKDPKLCLNCRSVDCATACPVGLTDMRASFIKKGEFKAFKCVGVGDCIEACPHDNIVTHDIRNIIQKFSRKFT